The Acinetobacter pittii genome contains a region encoding:
- a CDS encoding lysophospholipid acyltransferase family protein, translating into MEQMLNLKNLKQKSNYCWRVAATGFSFASFGLGGMAIASVIAPVLNATTSDPQKRQQRAQNVIKHSFKGFTDMMVKLGIMTYSVEGLEKLQNSRQELVIANHPTLIDVVVLIGMMQQANCVVKQSLWSNPFTKGPVQSAGYILNAGSQQFVEDCVKRLKENNAASLLIFPEGTRTEKGMALNEFQRGAANIAIRANVPIRPVIITCTPSTLTKNEKWYHVPSQPFHIEVKVLDAVQVSDLLDDLTVGPKQVRQLSRSFYKIFEEELS; encoded by the coding sequence GTGGAACAAATGCTAAATCTTAAAAATCTCAAGCAAAAAAGTAATTATTGCTGGCGTGTGGCTGCTACTGGCTTTAGTTTTGCCAGTTTTGGGCTGGGTGGTATGGCAATTGCTTCAGTGATTGCCCCCGTACTCAATGCAACCACTTCTGATCCGCAAAAGCGACAGCAACGTGCGCAAAATGTGATTAAACATAGTTTTAAAGGCTTTACCGACATGATGGTCAAACTCGGCATCATGACTTATTCGGTAGAGGGGCTGGAAAAACTACAAAATAGTCGCCAAGAGCTGGTGATTGCCAATCATCCGACTTTGATTGATGTTGTAGTACTAATTGGTATGATGCAGCAGGCTAATTGTGTCGTGAAGCAGTCTCTTTGGTCGAACCCATTTACCAAAGGACCCGTACAAAGCGCAGGTTATATTTTAAATGCAGGTTCTCAGCAGTTTGTTGAAGACTGTGTAAAGCGTCTAAAAGAAAATAATGCGGCTTCTCTTTTAATTTTTCCGGAAGGAACGCGCACTGAAAAAGGGATGGCCCTAAACGAGTTTCAGCGAGGCGCAGCCAATATTGCCATTCGTGCAAATGTACCAATTCGCCCAGTAATTATTACTTGTACACCATCAACTTTAACCAAAAATGAAAAATGGTACCACGTACCATCTCAACCATTTCATATCGAGGTCAAGGTATTAGATGCTGTGCAAGTATCAGATCTGTTAGATGATTTAACAGTAGGACCTAAACAAGTTCGTCAGTTAAGTCGTAGTTTTTATAAAATTTTTGAAGAAGAGTTATCTTGA
- a CDS encoding phosphopantetheine-binding protein, whose product MSNLADELKQMIIDVLALEDITIADIDTEAPLFGEGLGLDSIDALELGLALKKRYNIHLNAESDETKQYFKSIQSLVALVEAQQKS is encoded by the coding sequence ATGAGCAATCTTGCTGATGAACTAAAGCAAATGATTATTGATGTTCTAGCACTAGAAGATATTACTATTGCCGATATTGATACAGAAGCTCCATTATTTGGAGAAGGTCTAGGATTGGACTCGATTGATGCACTTGAGTTGGGACTGGCTTTGAAAAAGCGTTACAACATTCATTTAAATGCAGAATCGGATGAAACCAAACAGTATTTTAAGTCAATCCAGAGCTTGGTTGCTTTAGTTGAAGCACAACAGAAGTCATAA
- a CDS encoding YfgM family protein, translating to MSVSDEEQFDSLKSFAKKYGSAMISGILIALIAFFGWEYWQKRNLASSQVETAKVQQLMDEANASADNPNALTSVTASADKIVKDDIDSVQAIQTQFVLAKLAYEKQDYAAAEKALKKVENSKVKDEGLIQVVKLRLADAQLAQNKYDEALKTLSGNVDPAFKATVEELRGDIFVAKKDIDSAKKAYQAAWDSLLERKQERQILQIKLESVGVLVEDPQIERPILETQVEES from the coding sequence ATGAGTGTAAGTGATGAAGAACAATTCGACAGCTTAAAGTCGTTCGCAAAAAAATATGGTTCTGCCATGATTAGCGGGATTCTCATTGCATTGATTGCCTTTTTTGGGTGGGAATATTGGCAAAAAAGAAATCTTGCAAGCAGCCAAGTAGAAACTGCAAAAGTACAGCAGTTAATGGATGAGGCAAATGCGAGTGCTGATAATCCTAATGCTTTAACTTCGGTAACTGCATCGGCAGATAAGATCGTAAAAGATGATATCGATTCTGTTCAGGCGATACAGACTCAGTTTGTATTAGCAAAATTAGCCTATGAAAAACAGGACTATGCAGCTGCTGAAAAAGCGTTGAAGAAAGTTGAAAATTCAAAAGTCAAAGATGAAGGTTTGATTCAGGTTGTAAAATTGCGTTTAGCAGATGCACAATTGGCGCAAAACAAATATGATGAAGCACTAAAAACCTTGTCTGGCAACGTCGATCCTGCGTTTAAAGCAACAGTAGAAGAGTTACGTGGTGATATCTTTGTTGCCAAGAAAGATATTGATTCTGCTAAAAAAGCGTATCAGGCGGCATGGGATTCGTTACTGGAACGTAAACAAGAACGACAAATTTTACAAATTAAACTCGAAAGTGTTGGCGTTTTAGTTGAAGATCCACAGATTGAGCGCCCAATTTTGGAAACACAGGTGGAAGAGTCTTAA
- a CDS encoding beta-ketoacyl synthase chain length factor, whose protein sequence is MVTLHLAQLIFTHAQPSYTALDCIPAMQRRRLSPLAKLALNSAIGALEGNKADYIVWVSKYGDEAKTLNILQDVLNDQTPSPTQFSTSVHNAISGLYSILCQDDTPSTSLSCSWTEGLIEAYALLKSMPESKRVLVVAYDEPLPNIYAEAINFPAYAMAAVVTLEQPNLQITAWTHRDEADAPAFAHFWQDADQLTSAFGWNKC, encoded by the coding sequence ATGGTAACATTACATCTTGCTCAGCTTATATTTACACATGCTCAGCCCTCCTATACGGCGCTCGACTGCATCCCAGCTATGCAGCGTAGACGTTTATCACCATTGGCTAAACTTGCTTTAAATAGTGCGATCGGCGCATTAGAAGGTAATAAGGCCGATTATATTGTTTGGGTATCAAAATATGGTGATGAGGCCAAAACATTAAATATCTTGCAAGATGTTTTAAATGATCAAACCCCATCGCCAACACAATTTTCAACGTCTGTTCATAATGCAATTTCTGGCCTCTATTCAATTTTATGTCAGGATGATACTCCCTCTACCAGCTTAAGCTGTTCATGGACTGAAGGTTTGATTGAGGCTTATGCACTTTTAAAGTCAATGCCTGAGAGTAAGCGGGTCTTAGTCGTCGCTTATGATGAGCCATTACCTAATATTTATGCTGAGGCAATTAATTTTCCTGCCTATGCGATGGCTGCTGTCGTTACTCTAGAGCAACCTAATTTACAAATTACTGCGTGGACGCATAGAGATGAAGCAGATGCTCCTGCTTTTGCTCATTTTTGGCAGGATGCTGACCAGTTAACATCTGCATTTGGGTGGAACAAATGCTAA
- the hisS gene encoding histidine--tRNA ligase, protein MSSIVAIKGFNDILPTQTVAWRRLEQHLASLMDAYGYQQIRLPIVEQTGLFKRAIGDATDIVEKEMYTFFDKGNPPESLTLRPEGTAGCVRALVEHNLLRGATPRVWYMGPMFRYEKPQKGRYRQFHQFGVETFGVATPDIDAELIMLSARLWKRMGVADKVQLELNTLGETDERTEYRNALVAFLNEHKDALDEDSQRRLTTNPLRILDSKIESTQKILENAPKLHDFLKEESLDHFKQLQDYLTAAGIQFVINQKLVRGLDYYNKTVFEWTTTALGSQGTVCAGGRYDGLVGQLKGKPDQSVPAVGFAMGMERLLLLLEQVEQAQVIRDCEVFLVAEPAYQTKALILAEQLRDQLEAANSSIRIKTGSQGSMKSQMKKADQAGAVYAMILGEREWEAQQLAIKELATAEQSQVALAELVPFLIEKFTK, encoded by the coding sequence ATGAGTTCAATCGTCGCAATCAAAGGTTTTAATGACATCTTGCCAACGCAAACAGTAGCGTGGAGACGTCTCGAGCAACATTTAGCATCTTTAATGGATGCTTATGGATATCAACAAATTCGTTTGCCGATCGTTGAACAAACGGGTTTGTTTAAACGTGCTATTGGTGATGCTACCGATATTGTTGAAAAAGAAATGTATACCTTTTTCGATAAAGGCAATCCACCAGAGTCATTAACCTTACGTCCGGAAGGTACGGCAGGCTGTGTTCGTGCCTTGGTTGAACATAATTTGTTGCGCGGTGCTACGCCACGCGTGTGGTATATGGGACCTATGTTCCGTTATGAAAAACCACAAAAAGGACGTTATCGTCAGTTCCACCAGTTTGGCGTGGAAACTTTCGGTGTTGCAACTCCTGATATTGATGCTGAATTGATTATGTTGTCTGCTCGTTTATGGAAACGTATGGGCGTTGCAGATAAAGTTCAGCTTGAATTAAATACTTTGGGCGAAACTGATGAGCGTACAGAGTACCGTAATGCATTGGTTGCGTTTTTAAACGAACATAAAGATGCGTTGGATGAAGACTCACAGCGTCGCTTAACAACAAATCCATTACGTATTTTAGATTCTAAAATTGAATCTACCCAGAAAATTTTAGAAAATGCGCCAAAATTACATGACTTCTTAAAAGAAGAGAGTTTGGATCATTTTAAGCAGTTACAAGATTATTTGACTGCTGCGGGTATCCAATTTGTCATTAATCAAAAATTGGTGCGTGGTCTAGATTATTACAATAAGACTGTTTTTGAATGGACAACTACTGCTTTAGGTTCGCAAGGTACTGTATGTGCTGGCGGGCGCTACGATGGTTTAGTTGGTCAGCTAAAAGGTAAGCCAGATCAATCTGTACCTGCTGTTGGTTTTGCGATGGGCATGGAGCGTTTATTGCTTCTACTTGAGCAAGTTGAACAGGCTCAAGTTATTCGTGATTGCGAAGTTTTCTTGGTTGCAGAACCTGCTTATCAAACCAAGGCTTTGATTTTAGCGGAACAATTGCGTGACCAGTTAGAAGCTGCAAATAGCAGTATTCGAATCAAAACAGGTTCACAAGGCAGCATGAAGAGTCAGATGAAAAAAGCTGATCAGGCCGGGGCTGTTTACGCCATGATTTTGGGTGAGCGTGAATGGGAAGCGCAGCAGCTTGCTATCAAAGAGTTAGCAACAGCTGAGCAGTCTCAAGTTGCGCTGGCTGAGCTTGTACCATTCTTAATCGAAAAATTTACAAAATAA
- a CDS encoding glycosyltransferase family 2 protein, which yields MQSNYGFVVPVYNHPHYLADLISYLDSLHLPIVLVNDGSDDACSQILKALAEQYSQIHLIEHEVNKGKGQAVMTGLRAAYELSLSHALQIDSDGQHCWDDIPKFIEQSRQHPDAMVIGQPYFDASIPKKRLYGRYITHFWVWLNSLSFEIKDSMCGFRIYPLESTIKVLNSAKFQPRMGFDSEILVRLKWENTPFINVPTPVVYPEQGISHFHAWRDNLGLSKAHATLFMGMLIRLPKLLKQKLQG from the coding sequence ATGCAGTCCAATTACGGCTTTGTTGTTCCGGTTTATAATCATCCACATTATTTAGCAGATTTGATTTCTTATCTGGACAGTCTTCATCTACCGATTGTGTTGGTCAATGATGGTAGTGATGATGCGTGTAGCCAAATTTTAAAAGCATTGGCCGAGCAATATTCCCAAATTCACTTAATTGAACATGAGGTGAATAAAGGTAAGGGACAAGCCGTAATGACTGGTTTACGTGCAGCTTATGAGCTTAGTTTAAGCCATGCATTACAAATCGATTCAGATGGACAGCACTGCTGGGATGACATTCCAAAATTTATTGAGCAGTCTCGACAACATCCAGATGCAATGGTGATTGGGCAGCCATACTTTGATGCCTCTATTCCTAAAAAGCGCTTATATGGCCGTTACATTACTCATTTTTGGGTGTGGTTAAATAGCTTATCTTTTGAAATTAAAGATAGCATGTGTGGTTTTCGCATATATCCGCTCGAGAGCACAATCAAGGTATTGAATAGTGCTAAATTTCAGCCACGTATGGGTTTTGATAGTGAAATTTTAGTACGTTTAAAATGGGAAAATACGCCTTTTATTAATGTACCAACACCTGTGGTTTATCCAGAGCAGGGTATTTCTCATTTTCATGCTTGGCGAGATAACTTAGGGCTAAGCAAAGCGCATGCAACTTTGTTTATGGGCATGCTGATTCGCTTACCGAAGCTATTAAAACAAAAGCTGCAAGGTTGA
- the vraA gene encoding AMP-binding protein: protein MYCHFQKFIDSAQPLCIDGTLNSTSFNQFWQDVALQAAAIAQMENLTWALWEADSYEFLVLFFAALLAKKQILLPPSRVRELEQDFAAQQIYFLKRQEIGEVVPLSLTLDDTFLEQAQLYFYTSGSTGEPKKIPRTLRQLLNEVQGLSQSFSFDEHATAIATVSHQHIYGLLFKLLLPLATGRSFYNPQMAFPEDVVQAQKQLETMGLSNYLISSPALLKRWTTDVVLQHCQMVFSSGGKLESGVRPLLNRPIIEVLGSSETGGIAHRAKDEDAWTAFSNVAIRIEDQQLMVKSNHAYQDDWITTGDGAAWTDATCQTFKLMGRTDRIVKLEEKRLSLDAIEQSIQALDVVKQCHVLVLEHEQRQILGCIVVLKEQAREQLQQQGKSAFVSHLKQQLKDSLETIAIPRQWRFLSQLPQNTQSKLNKNYLKTLFKPMLQPVVLSQSQNSDDYIWELEFPPELACFKGHFPTQPIYPGVGQIGFLQHFAKSIWSDLSWCQGYEQLKFQNLIRPYAVVQLKLARKEHKVSFELRNSEQILASGRLLFALQTEVED, encoded by the coding sequence ATGTATTGCCATTTTCAGAAATTCATCGATTCAGCTCAGCCACTTTGTATAGACGGTACTCTAAACTCGACCAGTTTTAATCAATTTTGGCAAGATGTGGCATTACAAGCTGCTGCAATTGCTCAAATGGAAAATCTAACTTGGGCTTTATGGGAAGCAGATAGTTATGAATTTCTGGTTTTATTCTTTGCTGCCTTGTTAGCGAAAAAGCAAATACTTTTGCCACCCAGTCGAGTGCGTGAATTAGAACAGGATTTTGCCGCACAACAGATTTATTTTTTAAAGCGTCAAGAAATTGGAGAAGTTGTTCCTTTATCTTTAACCTTAGATGATACTTTTTTAGAGCAGGCTCAACTCTATTTTTATACGTCGGGTTCAACTGGGGAACCTAAAAAAATTCCAAGAACACTTAGACAATTACTTAACGAAGTCCAAGGGTTGAGTCAGAGTTTTAGTTTTGATGAACATGCAACTGCGATTGCAACAGTTAGTCATCAACATATTTATGGATTACTGTTTAAATTATTACTACCACTTGCTACAGGTCGAAGTTTTTATAATCCTCAAATGGCATTCCCTGAAGATGTGGTACAAGCCCAAAAACAATTAGAAACAATGGGGTTAAGCAATTATTTGATCTCAAGTCCTGCTTTATTAAAACGTTGGACAACCGATGTTGTTTTACAACACTGCCAGATGGTGTTTAGTTCCGGGGGCAAACTAGAAAGTGGTGTTCGCCCTTTACTAAATCGTCCGATTATTGAAGTTTTGGGAAGTTCGGAAACTGGTGGTATTGCCCATCGTGCTAAAGATGAAGATGCTTGGACTGCATTTAGTAATGTGGCTATTCGTATTGAAGACCAACAGCTTATGGTCAAGAGTAATCATGCCTATCAGGATGATTGGATTACCACAGGTGATGGTGCGGCATGGACAGATGCAACATGTCAGACCTTTAAGCTGATGGGGCGTACAGATCGAATTGTAAAACTTGAAGAAAAGCGTTTAAGCCTAGATGCGATCGAGCAAAGCATTCAAGCTTTAGATGTCGTAAAGCAATGTCATGTATTGGTACTTGAACATGAGCAACGTCAAATATTGGGTTGTATTGTTGTTCTGAAAGAACAAGCTCGTGAGCAATTACAACAGCAAGGTAAGTCCGCTTTTGTCAGCCATTTAAAACAACAATTAAAAGACAGCTTGGAAACGATCGCAATTCCACGTCAGTGGCGTTTCCTCAGTCAGCTACCACAAAATACTCAGTCCAAACTCAATAAAAACTATTTGAAAACTCTATTTAAGCCTATGTTACAACCCGTGGTGCTGTCACAGTCTCAAAATTCAGATGACTACATTTGGGAGTTGGAATTTCCACCCGAGTTAGCTTGTTTTAAAGGGCATTTCCCAACACAACCGATTTATCCTGGGGTTGGGCAAATAGGTTTTTTACAACATTTTGCTAAATCAATTTGGTCTGATTTGAGCTGGTGTCAGGGGTATGAGCAGTTAAAATTTCAAAACCTGATTCGTCCGTATGCCGTGGTACAACTCAAGCTTGCTCGAAAAGAGCATAAAGTGAGTTTTGAACTACGTAATTCAGAACAGATTCTGGCTTCAGGGCGACTATTATTTGCCTTGCAAACAGAAGTAGAGGATTAA
- the bamB gene encoding outer membrane protein assembly factor BamB yields MNQKFKLPLAIAIASAVLVGCSSNKVKEAKPNPLPKLTESKKTLVPVFSRSVSSTDKADPLRLQLDASEGVVFTLDPKGEVAAYRGKQRLWEKKVSKLGLSSGVEAAEGIVVVGNSKGQLFALDQATGEQKWTAQLSGALLSPSLVQSGRVITIANDGTVFAHDAASGQQVWAYKLPNVQFSLRGQASPVSLDPRTVLIASANAYVYAIDTISGIPRFQRRVAVSEGRSDIQRLIDIDGDPTVAGQFMVTTSFQGQVTVTDLASQRVVWSEDSSSTKRPEVYDNKVFVSSADGKLTAYDLTTGEQVWQNDSLLNRHLSNPVVLGSDLIVGDLDGVLHLVDPATGKLIGRSKTSGEVNTLRVIENQLYVSTRKGDLSIWQNR; encoded by the coding sequence ATGAATCAGAAATTCAAACTGCCTTTGGCAATTGCAATCGCATCAGCTGTACTGGTGGGATGTTCTAGCAACAAAGTAAAAGAAGCAAAACCAAATCCACTACCGAAATTGACTGAGTCGAAAAAGACTCTAGTACCCGTGTTTTCGCGCAGTGTTTCTTCTACTGATAAGGCAGATCCGTTACGTTTGCAGCTTGATGCAAGTGAGGGCGTGGTCTTTACGCTTGACCCAAAAGGTGAAGTCGCTGCATATCGTGGCAAGCAACGCCTTTGGGAGAAAAAAGTCAGCAAATTAGGCTTAAGCTCTGGTGTTGAAGCTGCTGAAGGAATTGTTGTTGTTGGTAATAGTAAAGGTCAACTTTTTGCTTTAGATCAGGCAACAGGTGAACAAAAGTGGACTGCACAGTTATCTGGTGCACTATTAAGTCCTTCTTTAGTTCAGTCTGGACGTGTTATTACCATTGCGAATGATGGTACTGTATTTGCGCATGATGCTGCTTCAGGCCAACAGGTTTGGGCTTATAAATTACCAAATGTCCAATTTAGTTTACGTGGACAGGCGTCACCGGTGAGTCTTGACCCGCGTACCGTATTAATCGCATCTGCGAATGCGTATGTTTATGCAATTGATACGATTAGTGGTATTCCACGTTTCCAACGTCGTGTTGCGGTAAGTGAAGGTCGTTCTGATATTCAACGTTTGATTGATATCGATGGCGATCCTACTGTTGCTGGACAGTTTATGGTAACTACTAGTTTCCAAGGGCAAGTGACTGTAACTGATCTAGCTTCGCAACGTGTAGTTTGGAGTGAAGACTCAAGCAGCACCAAGCGTCCAGAAGTTTATGACAATAAAGTATTTGTTTCTTCTGCGGATGGCAAGTTAACTGCTTATGATTTAACGACAGGTGAACAAGTTTGGCAAAATGATAGTTTATTAAACCGTCATTTAAGTAACCCTGTTGTGTTGGGATCGGACCTTATTGTTGGTGATTTAGATGGCGTATTACATCTGGTTGATCCTGCAACAGGTAAGTTGATTGGTCGTTCAAAAACAAGTGGTGAGGTCAATACATTACGTGTTATTGAGAACCAACTTTACGTTTCGACCAGAAAAGGCGATTTAAGTATTTGGCAGAATCGTTAA
- a CDS encoding acyl carrier protein, with protein MMMLSQEQVLTKLREWMEDLFEIEPETVQLDSNLYSDLDVDSIDAVDLVVKIKELTGKQVKPEDFKNVRTVLDVVTVIQNMTAE; from the coding sequence GTGATGATGTTATCTCAAGAGCAAGTACTAACTAAACTCCGCGAATGGATGGAAGATTTGTTTGAAATTGAACCAGAGACTGTTCAACTCGATTCGAACCTTTATTCTGATCTTGATGTAGACAGTATTGATGCGGTCGATTTAGTTGTAAAAATTAAAGAGTTAACAGGCAAGCAAGTAAAGCCTGAAGACTTTAAAAATGTGAGAACCGTACTTGATGTGGTGACGGTTATTCAGAACATGACTGCTGAATGA
- the der gene encoding ribosome biogenesis GTPase Der → MKPVIALIGRPNVGKSTLFNQITKSRDALVADFAGLTRDRKYGDATYQNKSFIVVDTGGIGEGEGGIDNYMAEQSKTAINEADIIIFVVDARAGLLASDEQIARELRTLGKKIYLVANKVDGVHAEAALVEFYKLGMGEPLQVAASHGRGVQQMLEDVLAEVPEDENPEEHDKDTGLRLAIIGRPNVGKSTLVNRLLGEDRVVAFDQPGTTRDSIYIPFEREGRKYTLIDTAGVRRKGKVDEMIEKFSIVKTLQAMKDAHVVVVVVDAREGIVEQDLHLIGYALEAGRAMVIAINKWDNMSEYDRKQCKLDVERRFDFIPWAKIHLISALHGTGVGDLYPSIHRAYESANLKVSPAKLTQILSDATEAHQPPMISGRRIKMRYAHMGGQNPPTIVIHGNKVDKTPADYRRYLENVFRKVYKLEGTPVRIDFKTSENPFEGRKSQVDERTAARRRRYIQKFKKAEKKFNR, encoded by the coding sequence ATGAAACCCGTTATTGCGCTCATTGGTCGTCCGAATGTCGGAAAATCAACGTTATTTAACCAGATTACCAAGAGTCGTGATGCACTTGTAGCCGACTTCGCGGGTCTGACTCGTGACCGTAAATATGGTGATGCGACTTATCAAAATAAGTCTTTCATTGTTGTTGATACTGGTGGTATCGGTGAGGGCGAAGGCGGTATTGATAACTACATGGCCGAGCAGTCAAAAACAGCGATCAATGAAGCAGATATTATTATTTTTGTGGTTGATGCTCGTGCTGGATTGTTAGCTTCTGATGAGCAAATTGCTCGTGAACTACGTACTTTAGGCAAGAAAATTTATCTTGTTGCGAACAAGGTAGATGGTGTTCATGCTGAAGCAGCTTTAGTTGAGTTCTATAAACTTGGTATGGGTGAACCATTACAAGTTGCCGCTAGCCATGGTCGTGGCGTACAGCAAATGCTGGAAGATGTACTTGCGGAAGTTCCAGAAGATGAAAACCCTGAAGAACATGACAAAGATACTGGCTTACGTTTAGCAATTATTGGTCGTCCTAACGTTGGTAAGTCAACACTGGTCAACCGTTTGCTTGGTGAAGACCGTGTAGTGGCATTTGACCAACCAGGTACAACGCGTGACTCGATTTACATTCCTTTTGAGCGTGAAGGCCGTAAATACACCTTAATTGATACAGCAGGTGTGCGTCGTAAAGGTAAGGTTGATGAAATGATTGAGAAGTTCTCAATTGTTAAAACTTTGCAAGCAATGAAAGATGCACATGTTGTCGTAGTTGTAGTCGATGCGCGTGAAGGTATTGTTGAGCAAGACTTGCATTTAATTGGCTATGCGCTTGAAGCTGGTCGTGCCATGGTTATTGCCATCAATAAATGGGATAATATGTCTGAATATGACCGCAAGCAATGTAAGCTTGATGTTGAACGCCGTTTTGACTTTATTCCATGGGCAAAAATCCATTTAATTTCTGCTTTACATGGAACTGGGGTAGGTGATTTATATCCTTCTATCCACCGTGCTTATGAGTCTGCGAACTTAAAAGTATCACCAGCTAAATTGACTCAAATTTTGAGTGACGCGACAGAAGCTCATCAACCGCCAATGATTAGCGGTCGTCGTATTAAAATGCGTTATGCACATATGGGTGGACAGAACCCACCGACTATCGTCATCCATGGTAATAAAGTTGATAAGACACCTGCCGATTATCGCCGTTATTTAGAAAACGTGTTCCGTAAAGTGTATAAACTTGAAGGTACACCAGTTCGTATTGACTTTAAAACTTCTGAAAACCCGTTTGAAGGTCGTAAGAGTCAGGTTGATGAACGTACTGCTGCACGTCGCCGTCGTTATATTCAGAAATTTAAGAAAGCAGAGAAAAAATTTAACCGTTAA
- a CDS encoding septation protein IspZ, which yields MKFILKGIMTALFVLYPFIVGWSLTHGQFVWVSALLIGLGVIRLFSKGNSLLWPLTGFAIVCGSLSLLSHDHAWLKLYPVGMSLGALIIFALTLIKPPSMIERFARLVEPDLPASGVQWTRQVTKVWCVFFFCNALIALSTVFFTSTQVWVIYNGFISYVLMGILFLGEFILRKRHQRLHSSNH from the coding sequence ATGAAGTTTATTCTTAAAGGGATAATGACGGCACTTTTTGTGCTGTATCCCTTTATTGTGGGCTGGAGTTTGACTCACGGCCAATTTGTCTGGGTGAGTGCTTTACTCATCGGGTTAGGTGTGATCAGACTTTTTAGCAAAGGCAACTCGTTATTATGGCCATTAACGGGTTTTGCCATCGTTTGCGGTAGCCTGAGTTTATTGTCACATGACCATGCTTGGCTAAAGCTATATCCAGTGGGTATGAGTTTAGGTGCATTAATTATTTTTGCGCTGACACTGATTAAGCCGCCGTCTATGATTGAGCGCTTTGCCCGACTTGTTGAACCTGATTTACCTGCTTCTGGCGTACAGTGGACCAGACAGGTCACCAAAGTTTGGTGTGTTTTCTTTTTTTGTAATGCACTGATTGCTTTAAGCACAGTGTTTTTTACCTCAACTCAGGTTTGGGTCATTTATAATGGCTTTATTTCTTATGTGCTGATGGGCATTTTGTTCCTTGGTGAATTTATTTTGCGTAAACGACATCAGCGTTTACATTCTTCAAATCATTAA